The following are encoded together in the Parabacteroides chongii genome:
- a CDS encoding helix-turn-helix domain-containing protein gives MNEKIEFRFLEIKVSDNYFCVLILNWHIPQYKISEPSDNTEYVEIYNKIHRYVVTEKHFLDKDINVNIIVRQCDVKKKSLNKILRLKDDVAFHGYINRQRVIYASTLLLDPSNKLIEVVASEASFNNSRTFVRNFKAVYNMTPSEYRRRNGLKNI, from the coding sequence ATGAATGAAAAAATAGAATTTCGTTTTTTGGAAATTAAAGTCTCAGACAACTATTTTTGTGTACTAATATTGAACTGGCATATACCGCAATATAAAATATCTGAGCCTTCAGACAATACAGAATACGTAGAAATATATAATAAGATTCATCGATATGTGGTGACAGAAAAGCATTTTCTGGATAAAGATATAAATGTAAATATTATTGTTCGTCAATGCGATGTCAAAAAGAAGTCATTGAATAAAATTCTTCGACTAAAAGATGATGTAGCTTTTCATGGATACATAAATAGGCAGCGCGTTATTTATGCATCCACTCTTTTATTGGATCCCTCTAATAAGTTGATTGAAGTCGTAGCATCAGAAGCCAGCTTTAATAATTCCCGGACATTCGTGCGTAATTTCAAGGCTGTGTATAATATGACGCCAAGCGAATACCGTCGTCGTAACGGGTTAAAGAATATTTGA
- a CDS encoding helix-turn-helix domain-containing protein, protein MNEQIKQIAERLAGLRDALEITPEEIAKVCNLTTEQYLELESGTVDISVSLLHQISQAYGVELTTLMFGDEPKMSSYFITRKGKGIAVERTKAYKYQSLAAGFAGRKADPFMVTVHPKPENEPIYLNSHPGQEYNLVLKGRMLLQINNKDLILEEGDSIYFNSELPHGMKALDGEKVSFLAIIL, encoded by the coding sequence ATGAACGAACAGATAAAACAGATAGCTGAGCGTCTGGCGGGATTGCGGGACGCACTGGAGATTACTCCTGAAGAGATCGCCAAGGTCTGTAACCTGACCACAGAGCAATACCTGGAACTGGAAAGCGGTACAGTCGATATTTCAGTCAGCCTTTTACATCAGATTTCACAGGCATACGGGGTGGAACTTACTACCTTGATGTTTGGTGACGAACCTAAAATGAGTTCTTATTTTATTACCCGCAAAGGAAAAGGTATCGCTGTTGAACGTACCAAGGCCTACAAATACCAATCGCTGGCCGCCGGATTTGCCGGACGTAAAGCCGACCCGTTCATGGTTACCGTTCATCCGAAACCGGAAAATGAGCCTATCTATCTGAATTCGCATCCCGGGCAGGAATATAATCTGGTATTAAAGGGCCGCATGCTCCTGCAGATCAATAACAAAGATTTGATCCTGGAAGAAGGAGACAGTATCTATTTTAATTCCGAACTGCCTCATGGTATGAAAGCGTTGGACGGAGAAAAAGTCAGTTTCCTGGCTATCATTTTATAA
- a CDS encoding AMP-binding protein codes for MLERFLDQTSFSSQEDFINNFKIKVPENFNFGYDVVDAWAAEEPGKKALCWTNDHGEHIDFTFADLKKYTDQTAAYFQSLGIGHGDMVMLILKRRYEFWFSIIALHKLGAVVIPATHLLTKKDIVYRNNAADIKMIVCAGEDIITKHIIDALPESPTIEKLVSVGPEIPEGFEDFHKGIENAAPFVRPSHPNSNDDISLMYFTSGTTGNPKMVAHDFTYPLGHIVTGSFWHNLHRDSLHLTIADTGWGKAVWGKLYGQWIAGATVFVYDHEKFTPADMLQMIQDYKITSLCAPPTIFRFLIREDMTKYDLSSLQYCTIAGEALNPAVFEAFYKLTGIKLMEGFGQTETTLTVATFPWMEPKPGSMGVPNPQYDVDLIRPDGSRAEDGEQGQIVIHTTQGKPIGLFKEYYRDAELTHEAWHDGMYYTGDVAWRDEDGYLWFVGRADDVIKSSGYRIGPFEVESALMTHPAVVECAITGVPDEIRGQVVKATIVLAKDYKEKAGEALIKELQDHVKRVTAPYKYPRVVEFVEELPKTISGKIRRVEIRDKDKK; via the coding sequence ATGTTAGAAAGATTCTTAGATCAGACGAGCTTTTCGTCGCAGGAAGATTTTATAAATAACTTCAAAATAAAAGTACCCGAAAACTTCAATTTCGGATATGACGTTGTAGATGCATGGGCCGCAGAAGAGCCGGGAAAAAAAGCTTTGTGCTGGACAAATGACCACGGCGAACATATTGATTTCACTTTCGCTGACCTGAAAAAATATACAGATCAGACGGCTGCTTATTTTCAATCTTTAGGCATCGGACATGGCGATATGGTCATGCTGATCTTGAAACGCCGTTACGAATTTTGGTTTTCGATCATCGCACTACACAAGTTAGGGGCAGTCGTTATCCCGGCCACTCACTTGTTAACAAAAAAAGATATTGTCTATCGCAATAATGCAGCCGATATAAAAATGATCGTTTGTGCCGGCGAAGATATTATCACCAAACATATTATCGATGCACTGCCGGAATCTCCGACTATTGAGAAATTAGTTTCCGTAGGTCCGGAAATACCGGAAGGTTTCGAAGATTTCCATAAAGGGATCGAGAATGCTGCGCCATTCGTTCGCCCGTCTCATCCGAACAGTAATGATGATATTTCATTGATGTATTTTACATCCGGAACGACAGGTAATCCGAAAATGGTAGCACACGATTTCACTTATCCGCTGGGACATATCGTAACCGGTAGTTTCTGGCACAACCTGCATCGTGACAGCCTCCATCTGACTATCGCCGATACCGGTTGGGGAAAAGCTGTTTGGGGAAAACTATACGGACAATGGATTGCCGGAGCGACCGTATTCGTTTACGATCATGAGAAATTCACTCCTGCCGATATGTTGCAGATGATCCAGGATTACAAGATCACCTCTTTGTGTGCACCTCCTACGATCTTCCGCTTTCTGATCCGCGAAGACATGACGAAGTACGATCTGTCTTCCCTGCAATATTGTACGATTGCCGGCGAAGCACTGAACCCGGCCGTATTTGAAGCATTCTATAAACTGACAGGCATCAAATTGATGGAAGGATTCGGTCAGACGGAAACGACACTGACAGTTGCCACATTCCCATGGATGGAACCGAAACCCGGTTCTATGGGTGTACCTAACCCACAATATGATGTAGATCTGATCCGACCGGACGGAAGTCGCGCAGAAGACGGCGAGCAGGGACAAATCGTTATCCATACGACCCAAGGCAAACCGATCGGTCTGTTCAAAGAATATTACCGCGATGCCGAACTGACTCACGAAGCCTGGCATGATGGCATGTATTATACAGGCGACGTTGCCTGGCGTGATGAAGATGGTTATCTGTGGTTTGTCGGCCGTGCCGACGATGTGATCAAAAGTTCCGGTTACCGTATCGGACCGTTCGAAGTGGAAAGCGCACTGATGACACACCCGGCTGTTGTCGAATGTGCGATTACAGGGGTACCCGACGAAATTCGCGGACAGGTGGTAAAAGCGACGATTGTACTGGCGAAGGATTACAAGGAAAAGGCAGGCGAAGCATTGATCAAAGAGTTACAGGATCATGTAAAACGTGTTACAGCTCCGTATAAATATCCCCGTGTAGTTGAATTTGTCGAAGAATTGCCTAAAACCATCAGCGGAAAGATCCGTCGTGTGGAAATCAGGGATAAAGATAAGAAATAG